A single Mesomycoplasma ovipneumoniae DNA region contains:
- a CDS encoding IS3 family transposase, translating to MKQYKFTIEEKFKYIKIAESRGLKNAILDFAEEFREIYKNKSKSKKADKEWMLHIYANNLIRNWQKKFYNNDMKSLISTRGKIKSPRKPKKKYTINDLSENDREVYQEIMENVLRRYGIDPAIVLEELKKRKQEQEKDKNKIENSTRICSVFNINRTSIYEKIRVKKPPKKMIYDEKLLEWIRENFHLNRKVKGRDILYNIYINQGNYVSTYVFQKHYEFLGLKSIAYKRQGKPAPKEKKFTRIWTEDHIKGEFSSENFGEKWFADIKFIKINNEWFYLHSIIETKSNYLLNFSISKTRFSEETINLVKQTIKKYNIKPKFFHSDHGVEYANYKFANFLKQNGIQQSMSPKGNALANRPIEYFYAVFQRELINIEGQNFENVAIAYQKISSFIHWYNYERPQSCLSYKTPSYYMR from the coding sequence ATGAAACAATACAAATTCACAATTGAAGAGAAATTTAAATACATCAAAATTGCCGAATCTAGAGGCTTAAAAAACGCAATTTTGGATTTTGCAGAAGAATTTAGAGAAATTTACAAAAACAAATCTAAAAGTAAAAAAGCGGATAAAGAATGAATGTTGCATATATACGCTAATAATTTGATAAGAAATTGGCAAAAAAAGTTTTATAATAATGATATGAAAAGTTTAATTAGTACTCGTGGAAAAATCAAATCTCCACGCAAACCAAAGAAGAAATATACAATTAACGACCTTTCTGAAAATGATCGTGAAGTTTATCAAGAGATAATGGAGAATGTTCTTAGAAGATACGGAATTGACCCCGCAATTGTTCTTGAGGAACTCAAAAAACGAAAACAAGAGCAAGAAAAAGATAAAAACAAAATCGAAAATTCCACTAGAATTTGTAGTGTTTTTAACATTAATCGCACTTCTATTTATGAGAAAATAAGGGTAAAAAAACCACCAAAGAAAATGATTTATGATGAAAAATTACTTGAGTGAATTCGTGAAAATTTCCATTTGAATCGAAAGGTAAAAGGCCGAGACATCCTATATAATATTTACATAAATCAGGGAAATTATGTAAGCACGTACGTGTTTCAAAAACACTACGAATTTTTAGGATTAAAATCAATTGCTTATAAAAGGCAAGGAAAACCGGCGCCAAAAGAGAAAAAGTTTACACGAATTTGGACTGAAGATCATATCAAAGGTGAATTTTCCTCAGAAAATTTTGGTGAAAAATGGTTTGCTGATATTAAATTTATCAAAATTAACAACGAATGATTTTACCTACACTCAATTATTGAAACAAAATCCAATTACTTGCTCAATTTTTCGATTTCTAAAACAAGATTTTCAGAAGAAACTATAAACTTAGTGAAACAAACAATTAAAAAGTATAATATTAAACCAAAATTTTTCCATTCAGATCATGGTGTGGAATATGCAAACTACAAATTTGCTAATTTTTTGAAGCAAAATGGTATCCAACAATCAATGTCACCAAAAGGAAATGCTCTTGCAAACCGCCCTATTGAATATTTTTATGCAGTTTTTCAACGCGAATTAATTAATATTGAGGGTCAAAATTTTGAAAATGTGGCTATTGCTTATCAAAAAATAAGTTCATTTATTCATTGGTATAACTATGAAAGACCTCAAAGTTGCTTATCATATAAAACTCCAAGTTATTATATGAGGTAA